In Deltaproteobacteria bacterium, a genomic segment contains:
- a CDS encoding NUDIX hydrolase, with product MPDHAPPVPVDSATVALLREPVPGRLEVLLVGRHAESRAFAGAHVFPGGLVDPADHAADLHAAMSAPMTPDTARAILGGAGAPAAALAFLAATIRELFEEAGILLANDAHGAPLGFGDPATRERFAAHRRALLGGAVAFAEIVRREGLTLRTGDLGYFSRWITPVHAPRRYDARFFVAPVPADQAPLHDERETTSAAWWTPADALAGAVDGSIVLTPPQARTLEELIDLGTMARVLASTRERTVTPILPKVVQIGDRMGVLYPGDVDYDETEPGAALPAERDGRLNRIIMDDAGWRRFRGIR from the coding sequence GGTCCTCCTGGTCGGGCGCCACGCCGAGAGCCGCGCCTTCGCCGGCGCCCACGTCTTCCCCGGCGGCCTCGTCGATCCCGCCGATCACGCGGCCGACCTCCACGCCGCCATGTCGGCCCCCATGACGCCCGACACGGCACGTGCCATCCTCGGCGGCGCCGGAGCCCCCGCGGCCGCCCTCGCGTTCCTCGCCGCGACGATCCGCGAGCTCTTCGAGGAAGCCGGCATCCTCCTCGCCAACGACGCCCACGGCGCCCCGCTCGGCTTCGGCGACCCGGCGACCCGCGAGCGCTTCGCGGCGCATCGGCGCGCGCTCCTCGGCGGCGCCGTCGCATTCGCAGAGATCGTCCGCCGCGAAGGCCTGACGCTCCGGACCGGCGACCTCGGCTACTTCAGCCGGTGGATCACGCCGGTCCATGCCCCCCGCCGCTATGACGCCCGCTTCTTCGTCGCCCCCGTTCCCGCCGACCAGGCGCCGCTCCACGACGAACGGGAAACGACCTCGGCCGCGTGGTGGACCCCGGCCGATGCCCTCGCGGGAGCGGTCGACGGCTCGATCGTCCTCACCCCTCCGCAGGCCCGGACGCTCGAGGAGCTCATCGACCTCGGCACGATGGCGCGCGTCCTGGCGAGCACGCGGGAGCGCACCGTCACGCCGATCCTTCCGAAAGTGGTGCAGATCGGCGACCGCATGGGGGTCCTCTACCCGGGGGACGTCGACTACGACGAGACGGAGCCGGGCGCCGCCCTCCCCGCCGAGCGTGATGGTCGGCTGAACCGCATCATCATGGACGACGCCGGCTGGCGGCGCTTCCGCGGCATCCGCTGA